DNA from Acanthochromis polyacanthus isolate Apoly-LR-REF ecotype Palm Island chromosome 7, KAUST_Apoly_ChrSc, whole genome shotgun sequence:
TAATCCACATCAGTCGGCTCCACTTtggcagaaacactgagtgcAGCAACAAATTGTACATTGTTTCATTCTGACAACACTCCAGTTATTGTCCCTGTCTCTGCCATGAAATTGcacttttatttcactgttttatttattgatatGGCGCAGATGCATGGCATTATAGTGACTGCCAAGTGAATAAATCACTGCGGTGTGAttgatatttatgtttttatgcttttattatgCTGTTGGAGAAGTAGAGAAGCAGTCTGGAGAATGATTAGTCTGTTCTTTGTTGGTGCATGAGAGCTTAAATAAAATCCTCATAAACATTTCAGTGGTCATTTGCTTAActataaaaataaagactttttctccacacatacatATGGGCatataaaaataacagaaatctGAGCCcaagaggaaaaacacaaaacagaaacactgaaagttTTCTTGGAAACTAAACAGCAGTTGCACAATTTTTCCTCGCTTTGACGGGGAGGAGATGGATGAATTTAAAAGTTCTTTTTAAAACCATGACAAATGTAGCTCATAAAAGATGTCTTCCTGTTCCTTGATGGGTTTTTAAACTGACGGTTTGCCAAAATGAACAGGTGTTTGGCCGTTCAGATGTGTGAGGAGCCCAACAGCTCGCAGCTCACTGTGAGCCAGCAGCACATTCCCCGAGATCAAGTAACAGCGGATTTCATCCCAAACAGGAAATCTGTCCTCCATTATTGCCAGTTGTGTAACATTTTGCCTAttttgtaaagtttcattccatcCAAACTGTTTTGCAACAGCTAATTTTCTTGAATGCAGCGCAGGCCACAGGGGCCAGGATTAGTTGCATTGAAGAATGGCGGTCTCACTCTCACAGTCTCACAGGATCAAGTTAGCTGCATGATATTCACCTGCACTACTTCACAATTATGTAATTATGTCACACCACTGAGGCCTGAGGGAAGTTTCTGAGGTGAAATATAAAGTGAGCTGACTCTAGCCTGGGCACTGAGgcagtcatttttcacttttccaTAAACCTTTTGAGAAATCTGCCCTGAGACAAATGCCCAGTTTGGTCGGTCGTGACTCCTGTGTGTTTTAAAAGGCACAACTTTCAGCTCCAAGTGCTGGCTTGTGTAATGCAAAgcactctttttttcttcttttcattgaaaaaatgttcCACAAGGTAATAATTGACATCTGCTTGAAATCTCTCAAAATCTGAACATAAGCAGATGCGACACGAGTTGTAGCCATTCGTGGATCTTTTTTCCGTTATTTGTGTAACGAGAGCAGAGGACAAAATCTGGGGTAGGAAAGGGAAAATTATCCAGTGCCGATAAGTTGTGTAATAAgagcagagagacaaaacaagctATCTGGCAGCCATTTAGGGTCCTTGGCACTGATGACAACcttgattcatttatttttcttttttccctctctttaaTTTGCACCCAGTTTCCATCTGTTCATCTTTTACCGAAATTCAGCTCCAAACATCAGCTTTTATTATTTGGAGAGAGAATACAATACAttggcaaaaaacaaacaaactcaaagCTCCATTTGCATTATATTAACGAACTAATTAACtactaaaataattttaaaccaACATGTTAAGGGAATCAGCTATTTTTTAGCAATCAGTCTTGACCATCTAAAGAAggaaggtaaaaaaaatgatgacgCCAGTTTCATTAAAATACATCAATTTGAGTTTTAAATCTAGAATTGCAGAAACTGAAGTTTatattacacacaatattaagttgatgcagcTACCAACATTTTTATGTCAAGACAACccataaaaataatgtttgcaactcAAAAGGTTTCAATCagcaaattagatttttttcccccctttttttttggaaaatcttgCAACCATGTTTTCAGTTAAGTGGTTGGAATAGGTTCCTTGGACTACATTTTAACATGCAGGCACATTGCTACATTTTCTAACCCTATTCAGACATGGGATATAAATCGCTGTGATAGTAACGGACACAACCATGACACTGATACGATATTTGTCACATGAAAtttgacaaaacatcagctgacGAACAATACATGACATTGCTCTAATAAAGTAAAAGACTactttatttagatttttcctAACTACTGaaaattctgtccatgtgtgatgaTTATCTAACTACTACTTTACCAGCAGTAAAATAGAAATTGCATTtgtgatggagctcaggacTCAACCTGATGTAACAtgatttaactttaaaaaactgTGACAGCTCAACTGTATGAGGTGGAGAATAGTTCACAGTGCAACCTGCTGCTAAATCCTGACCTGGAGTGATTTTGTCTCCATGTTGGGGATCATTTAAAACTATAgtgtatttattaaattacactGTGTCGTATTACAGATAATGTCTCCAAAACAGTGTCTGTTTTGGATACCTTGGAGACACTTCTGAGGCTGCAGGTGTTTAATAAACTTTGAGGAAAAATGCTTACAAACAgatggaagcaacaaactgaatttcagaaatgacacaaaggccaattcattagattttggcagtaatgcagcttatagtctggatcgaCAGATTTCTtcaggatttctgtatcatagcGAGATAGAGGCACgacatcactgtaactgtgacaacaagtgaatgctacgtcagctgcctcctgatgatcacatgattgtgatcctactacaaatcgactgccgAATTGTTTAAAGACTTCATCCactggaaatcatacaacgactgagcagccttgccggagtactgcactctctgatcTCAGCTGTTGGTGTCACAGCAAGTTTCACTTTTAGGGCCATTATAGTTTGTTGTCGAACAGATGTGAAATTGTAGCGCAAAGTGAATGGAAACTGTGTTGTGACTGATGTGTTTGGAGCATTATTGGTGCTAAATTACCTCACATAGTTCAAAGAATGTTGCTTGCACACATCTATCTGTGACTGCAGGCTGTTCAGACTTGCTAGGTGTTGAAGGTGATACCTAAACATTACATAGTAGGATCAGCATCACAACTTTTATGAAAATGTAAGCACAGCAGTCATTTTTACATGAAACAGACACGGAAATTGCATAGAAAACACCAATCACTGAAAGCTTCCTAAAGGCCTTTagccacaagaaaaaaaacatctacttATTTCAAAATACATGATGTGGTTTGGAGAAAAGATTGAATCCTTTACCTGTATTTTCAGAAAAGAAGCGTGTTGATTGGAGGTGTGGATGCAAAAGAGATTGCAGGCTCTGTGCTCTCACTGTCTGTACCTGTGTGAGAGAAAGCAATGACGTAATGAAGCTAGAGTCGGGCAGGAAACCACAATTCCCAAGATGCACTTGAAATTACCGTGGCCACTGGACGGGGGAAGGGAAGCTGAGATTGGAGGGAGAAACAATCAGAAACTGAGGTACTTTTAAAATGCTTCATATCGCATAATATTGTCGGACAGGTCGCGACGGGCAACGTTTCCAGCGCATTTAACAGACGCCGGGGACAGAAGCGGATTTTTTTGGCGTGTTGCTGTCGGGTTTGGAGGCTGACTCCATCCCCGTTACAGTTCAATAGAGCTACAGCTAGCCCCGTTAGTTAGCCTGGCAGCTGGCTTTTCTTGTGTTAGCCAACGTAACTAGGGTCCGACCGCTTAACTGCACATTGTACTCATGACAGTAAATGGTATGGGTGTTTGCCGCAAATTTCGGCTGCCTTGCATGTGATACGGGCAGTCACTGCATTGTGGGTTTGGGTTGAAGCTGTAGCTGCGTCTTTGTGCCTGCGGGGTTGCTAGCTGACTTACTGCTAGCTCGTCGGTTGCTACAGATAATGGTAGCTCGCTGCTGCTGTAGCTGTCAAAGCGGCGGTACGTTACTGTGGGCGACTGTCATCTCGCAGAACCGAACTTATTCGGTAGTTTTTGGCGTTTGTACCACGGCACTGTCCCCGCATTGTGCTAGTGCTTTGCTGTATTTTAacttaaagtgattttgaagaAGTATGCGGCTCATTTGCTTGAGTAAAAGTAGCGATACGACGCTGTAACAATACTCCATTACAAGTAACAGTCGTACAGGGGAAATGCTGGAtgaattaaaatatgaaaagtgCAACGCTTgagtatttacatattttaagcAACTTAATATGGCATTGTCtggttaaaaaacacacacacagagacgatAATGCAAACTGGGATAATCTCTTGTACGGTTGAGCTAATAgacctttttcacagcagacatgttGGCTTATCTTATCAGGAAAAGCTCAACTGACAACATCAAGGAGGACTGCAGTCCATTTAGGATAGCTGCATCCTGGTATTCTGACTGCATGACTTACCAGGACGCTTGATTTAATGTGCTTTTCCTGCtacactttgaaaaaaaatctgttttgacaTAGTTAAACCCATATTTTGCtcctcatttttcatgttttatgtatCACCATGTAGGTAATAGCTGATTTGTGTGTTTCCCTCATGCAGATACTTATTAACTTACCTCATTTaatcattattttacttttcagaTAGTTTGTGCATATGACAGCACCTCCACAGGACTCCTGCCATACAAGAAGTCTCTGCATGACCCACATCTGTAGGGACACCTGCAGTTCTTACTTTGGACGTGTGCTGCTGAAGACCTAGCACAGCGTCAGCGCAAGTAAATCCTACTTTACTGGGACCTCTAGGCACATACTGGATTTGCGATGAAGTGTCTCGGACAGGGAGAGCCCAGCCctgaaaagaaatgtcattatcCAGCTTCTGTGTACCTCTGGTGGGGTTGAGGAGTGGGGCAGAtctgtggaggagaggagggaggcagGTTTATAGGAAACCTGTGTATTGATGGACAACCATTTCCTCCATTCACCTTTTGTAGACTGATACCTGCACATTCCTCCACACTTGCGGTTAATAAAACCAGACTGCCATCAGTAACCACACAACCGTTATGAAGAGAATATGATGTGCACAACGTGGATTTCTTCTGCCAGTGAGAGTTTTGGGAAATCAAGCTGCTGATTGTGGACACTGAGTTCTCTGTGCATatgaggaaaacatgaaaaaagcatAGATACTTGCAGTCACTAGAAGTGTGCACTACAGAAACCATGGTGGTCCTTGCATCAGCTCCTCAGCCCATCTCAGTTCATGACTTCAGAAGCCTTTAGAGGCCAAAATCAGGAACACACTCGACAGCCGACGCGCTCACATGCAATGGAAGAAGACATTGACGTCACATCCCACATTGAGGTAACATTATTTCGCCTGATTTAATCTCATTCCTGTGTTTGGGTTTAAAGTAATTTAACAGAAAGCAACACCTGCCACGTTGGTCAAACAGAAGTAGGTGCTATCTGACTGTTTCTGCTACAGTTTTGTCACCTAAGGGAGATTAATTGCTCCCTTCCTGCTTTGCACTATTGTTTAATGTTAAACAATTAGGATCTCAGTTTGTTTAAGCGGTTCTGTCACATGTGTTTAACTTAAGGCCTAAGGTCaaccgctctctctctctgctttagCTGTAATCTCTGATTTGGCTTGCTTGGCATGTTGCTGTGGTGGCAGCTGACAGGGCATTTCCCTTATCCCCAGCTTGGTTTCTAGCCATAACATTACCTCTAACTCCTTGACTTCTCCCCTTGTGGTAATGTTTCATTTGTAAACAGTTGGATAAGTATGTCTCCTTCCTCTCTGAATGCGATGTACCTGCACAGAGACGGTTCTCAATGGAAATGTGCCATAAAATTACATTCTGCCAACACAGGAGGCAGCTTGATAAAATAGAGGAAGTGTTTGCAAGTGTACAACTTCAAAAGCATCTCTGAGCTTTGATTAGGCCCATACTGCTTAATAATTTTCactaatttgtatttgttttcagtgtcacaatgatttttaaaatcataaagcAGTGATGCATGTAGTGATAATGGATTACCTGTCTTGAGAGCTGCACTGTTTACGCATTGTGTACATGTCTGAAGCATCTGTTCTGTGTTGCTGCCTTCCTGTTAGGGTCTGAATGGTTTGTCCCATGAATGTAAGCCATTAGAAGAGCTCACCAATGGACACTCCAACCATAAGCCTGTGAGTACAGCTCAAAAACATTTCTAACTGAAGCGTTGTAATTCCTTTTTTGCTGGCAAGTCtttattattttgaaaatttccTAACTGTCTTTCTTTGTAGGTCATGAATGGAGTGATTATTGGTCACAATGTCAAAGATCACACCAACGCCGGTGCACCACTAAGATCACTGCCGGTAATTAAATCTCATTCTTAGTGTCTCACTATAAACAACATTGCCCTCCCTGGATGTAATGCaatctgtttatttgttctttctGTCCAGATTTCAGCGCTGAAGCAGAATGGTCTTCTGCAGACCCTGGCAGCTGGAGGGGACCAGCCCAAGCCTGCAGGTAACGCACACAACCTCGCTTTTGTCTTGCATTCTCTTCCCACAGGGATTTGTACGTATCCTAGACACCAAACAGCTGTTGCAGGTAAAACCTCACTCAGGAGTGAAGGTTGCCTGCTCGGAGCAAACGCAGGGTCTCAGGTGCTCTGAAGGGATGCAGGCCTGACACGGGAATGATTCGTGACTTAGAATGATGTAGATGGCTGTCACCACCGCAGAATAACTCATTGAAAGAGTAGAAACTCATCCTATTTGACTGCTATGTATAAAACAcatgttttcttacattttcctTTACAGAGGAAAAGGAAAATGCGGAGTTGGAAAAGGCCAGACAGGAGTGGGACGCTCTTGAGAACATCCAGCCAGGTTAGATGCATTTTGCTGTCTCACctgttgatttttgttttaatctgtaAGTTGATGTTCCGAAAGAATAAGTGTTATATATAATACCTCCACCAGCTCTTACTGAGGACTCAAACCCAACACCGCTCATCCCTTTCAATGAAGCCCTGCAGTACTTTCAAACCACAGACCTGGGGGACTTGCTGGTAAGGAATGCAACCGACAAAACTGCAAAGGGAAAGTTTGAAATATGGTAGTGgggtaaatttaaaaaaagaagctatAGTATAAAAGTGAGAAAGACAGCATGCTGAGTATGCAGAGGCTCCAGATACTGTAAAAGCTTCCACACCATTCGACTGTAACTACAATTCTGCAGtctcatttagcagatgctttaatctaaagcgacgtacatctgagagcagatacaacacaagcaaggatctagtctgGAGAAagcaacctggataagagccataagaCAAGTTCAAGAGTCATAATGGGAccgtggtgtctacaggcagtaGACGTAATAgaattgttaattttttttccagccaAGTGCAAAGCTGTTCAGTGAAGAGTTggatttttagtattttcttaaagactgagagagactctgcagatGGAATAGAGAACTGTACCTGTGGATTTGTTTAAGATATTTATTGATAGCTTTAAGTGCAATTTTAAACAGGTACTTTGTTTTTGTCCCCGCCTCCATTTGTAGAAAAACATCCAGCCAACCATTCGCAGGACCGGCCTTGCCGCAATCACACACTTCCTCTTCGGACCTCCGCGGCTGCACAGGGAACTCCTGGAAGAGAGGGATCTCGTCTTTGCCATCGcacagtgtgagtgtgtgtttggaggGTCTGTTTGTGTAATCATCCCACCAGGTGTAAAACTCATGAGGGCTTCTAATAAACCACTGAGTTCCTCCTTTgcagatttgtgtgtgtgtttttataggCCCTGTGGACAACAGCCAAACGGTCCACATGCGTGTCCTCCAGACCATTTATAAGAGGCTGATTGGCAGCAGGCTGGACTGTCCTCGCTTTGGTGCGCACTGGGAAAACATTGGCTTTCAGGGTAAGACACCTCCACCCTCATTTGCTGTACACACAGTGTGTGTATTAATTTAACAGCAGCATGTgaattgcagatttttaaattcacAATGTAACAGcctttaattattaaaaaattacACACTGTCCTACAGTCTAACTAAAACTGTTGACAGAACGCACACTAAAGAGGGAAACGCATGTTATGTGCTGCCGCTTTTTCTCCATGTTGGTTTGCTTTCTGTCTTGCAGGTACAGACCCAGCCACTGACCTGCGTGGCACTGGTTTCCTGGGACTGATGCATACTCTGTACTTAGTCATGGACCCAGAGACTCTTCCGTTGGCTAGAGACATCTACAAGTTATCACAACACCCTACGCAGGTATCACCAGATAAGAAAATCCTCTACTGTAAGCTAGTCTGCTCATGCCACCGTCAGAAAATGTACTTCCATGTGATTGATTTACTTTCTTGTCCATGTTCTTATTGGACATCTGATTTCACTAATCCTTCAGAGACACTtaaactcttaacacagtcgCGCTGCTTCGTGGCCGACCCTGACCTACGTTCTCCCTGCAGAGGGAActagagagaaaaacagaatttcccctttgggatcaataaagtcttaTCACAAGACGAGCATGTTTCAGGGCTTGCTCTTTTAGCAGTTATTCCTTGTGGACCTAAGTTTGCTTGTGGATTTTCTTTGGTTTAGAACTTTCCATTCAGTGTGATGTCAATCAACATGACCCGCATCGCTCTGCAAGTACTCAGAGAGGAGGCCTTGTCCAAGTGAGTCACTTCTCCTCGGTTTTTACTCTACAGCGCGTTCTGCAGTAAATGAAGCTTGTGGTCTGTTTGTGACAGTATTACTTTACAGCAGCGATGCTAACTGTCTTTGTTCATACCAGGGAGTGCAATCGTCGTCAGCAAGTGGTTGGTGTGCTGAATGAGTTCTACGTTGCCACGTATCTGCACCTATACCAACTGTGGAAGACCCAGCAGAAGACCATTGCTGATTCTGGCTTTGTGCTCAAAGGTAaaaacagggggaaaaaaaaaatgtaatatttgttgCTGCACTATGTACCTTAGAATCACGCTTGTGCATTAATTTGTAATGAGAAGATGTGCCAACGTGATGCTCCAGACAGCAACCAGTCGTCTTagcccaaaaacaaacagagcaaaaCTGCCTGAGTCTGCCTCAAGGTggcaaaatatgaataaaaagcTACAGTACTCAAACTACAAGTTTGTGCCGAGAGACAGGTGCATTGCCCCTGGTAAAATCAGACTCATTTTTGTGCTTGAATAATTTTCtgtattaaataaatgacaatGATGTATAGTGTGTTACTGACCTTTAGCAGGGCTCATAGTCtgattttgttaatatttcCAACACCCAGGCTAGCCGTTTCCTTCTCtttccagtgtttgtgtgaagctAAGCTGCTGGTTTTGTTGTGATATTAAACAGATATGTGAGTGGTATCGATCATGTAGTCTAACTTTTAGCAAGCACACAAATAGgtatattttccaaaatgtcaagcTATTCCTTTAAAATACGAGTCATGGGTCTATGCATTGAACTCAGCACTCAGACTGCAGAAACACCATTAAACACAGATTGTCATCTTGGCACGAGTCCcaccatttctgtgttttttctccgTCAGAGGTGGAGCTGTTTGCCAAAAAGAACCCCAAGCAGATGCTGCGCCGACTAGAGGTCTTCCTGAAAGAGAGGCGGGCAGGTGGAGTCCCCCGTGGGACGTCGCCAGACTCTCAGGCCCAACAGCCCTCTCCCAGCCTGGGGGAGAGAGGGGCCAGAGCTGGGGCGGGACACGGAAGCAAGGGAAAGGAGATGCACTTCACAGGAGTGTGTGATCTACCGCCAGACATGGAGGGAGAGGCCAGACTTATCTAAGCTAGACTCTGTGTGAGTGATTGTGTGAGTGAGAGCAGTTCTGCCTGTGCGTGTATCtattactgtatgtgtgtgtgagtggctTACTGAGAGCTAGAAGAAGAGCCCCACCAGACCCTGATCTAGGACCTGCTATCTGAACCTGTTCAAACACTTCCCCTCCTTCCACTGATGCTGGGGTGCTGCACTTTGATCAGATTAAGCTTGGGGATCTTTCAGAGTTCTATTTGATTTttgttattaatttattttgaagCAGGGAACATAGAACAGTCAAATATATTGAGACCAGAAACACAagatgtcacaaaaacaaaagaaagtgaaTATTTGCACTCTTCTGTGGATTTAGTAGCCAAATCTACAGCTGCCAAATTCCTGTGGGTGAACTCTACCTGTCTAGAAGTCCAAAATGTGCACGTTTGTGTTCCAAGGATTTCTAAGCCAgggtttgtttgtgttgcagagTGGCTTTCTTTAAAGGCTTGGCATTTGCTCTCACTCTGAGATAATGCCCCATCATGTGCATTTCAAGTGAAGGGCAGCATCGTCTGGCGTATTGTTTAACGCTCTGTTAGCTTTATGGTGATAAGAGGGAAAATGAACCAGGCCTTCCATAAAGCAAACAGAAGCAGGTTTTCTATCAGAATGAGTGGGTAGAGGGAGATGGAAAACTCAGAGGTTCCAGAGTGTTTTGAGAAGGGAGCAGACATTATCTAAAAACTCCACAGTAGGGTTAGAATGCAGCTTGCTTCGAAGGTCTGATCACTTTGCGTTCTCTGCTGAAGTGTGAATGAAATATGTGAACAATATTCAAGAATGGACGCTCCAGATGTGTAGAGGTGTAGCCAGGTGTTGGCGTACAACTCGTCTGTCGCCAGAGGTCTGATAGACTAGGTCCAGAGCTCCCAGTAGATATGGgggaatatattttaaataatttaaaaaaataactattttagTCCTTTCTTGAGGGACACTTGTCCCTTTAATCATAACTTCACAGTTATGTATAAAAGCACTTCAGAATTTTGTTATCAAAGTAAAGGCTCAGTGACTGTGGGAAGGATTTTAACTCTGTTAAAATTCCACCAGAACGTCCAAAACTCTTCTGACTTCTCAACTCTTCATGATTAAAGCAAAGGAGACACTTCATAACAGTCTGTGCTCAGCTCAGTCCCAGCTGAAGCAGAAGGTCTGGTATGAGCTTTCTCTACATTCCGTTATAAAGCATgtgattgtaatttttttgaccAGTTAAAAATTTATTCCAGTGGGTGCGTGTGTGGTAAAATAAATGAGCTGATATTGATGAAGGGCGCCTCTCTTAGTAGATGTAGGAGATGTATGGTACAGTATGCAATCCCAGCTCTTACTCTATGATAATCAAAACACTAGTGCTGTGTGATGATAGAAATCGTTTCTAACTTCAGGGTTTGTGCACTTGTGCAAGCGAATGTGTGCGTGTATGTATGCGTTTCATATGACAGGAACTGACTACAGATGGGGTGCTTTCCTCTGCACACAAAAAGCCAGCTTTACTAAGTACTTGATCCACCAAGCTGCAAAGACGGTACATTTGTCCTTTTAGAAATGGTACATAACATTTGTGAAGACGATATTTATCCTAagacgaacaacaacaacacatttttggtttgcttttttaaaaaccagATGTTGGTTCAGCTGGTTTCGGCGGCTCTGTGGCCTGGAATGGGTAGAGCTCCTCAGCAAAGCTGGTTCCTGCTTTGTGCTAATGTGAAACCGTCTCCCATCGTTGTAGTCTTAATCTGTAGCATGTTCAGGTAGCACTAGTACTGTAGCATCCTATAGCCTCCTCCTCTTCGTAAAGCTTGTTGATGTCATGTCTCAGTTACAGTCTGTAGTGTCAATGAGTGCGCAAACTGTTACTACTATAGCACatacatttcatatttttcttcaaCCTTCTTCAGTAGATCCACATTTAGGTGGCACGGTGTATGTTTTGGAGAGACGTGGGATCGGCTTGGCATGTTATTGAGCTCAAACTTGTCTTCTAAGAAGGTGATAGTGAATTCGGTGCCTACATCCAGTAGAGACATGTGGGGTTAGAGTGCTGGTTGGTCCTCTCTtccttatttttgtctttctgttgaGTGGACTTCCTCCATTCATGTAATGCAGTAAGCAACAGAGTGGACGTTACCCCCCCGAAACGTGCCGGCCTAATGGGATATATACACAGGCATGTAAAACTTCGATGTCAGCATCTACTCGGACAGTTGTACTTCACCATCTCCGTTCTCCGCCGTATAACTTCAGAAATGAGCTGATGTAGTTTTGCCAATTGTTTGCAAGTGTTTTTGATTGATCAGGAAAATTTGCACTGTTGTAGATTATTTGATAGTATGTGTGACGTATGCAAGAGGAAACAGGCCATCTTCAATAGCCATATTGTAATGTTCATTCTTGCCCACCTCATGAAACAGGCTTTGTGAAGTCCCCTCCTCGCtcggaagaagaaaaaaaagaggcaaaaccGATATGATCTCATCTTTagtttttattcaattttaaaCTGAGGAGCAGTACAGTGTATGTAAATCAGGAAGTTTGTATATAGAGAATTAATGATTGTAACTGTATGATTGTCTGTAGGGCATTATACTGAAACACATTGCTTACCTCAAGACTTGAGACAAatctctcctttctctctcctgATGTTTGTTTGGCCTCTCTCTCAGTCAGgctcttatttttttatgtttccttGTATCTAGGC
Protein-coding regions in this window:
- the elmod3 gene encoding ELMO domain-containing protein 3, whose translation is MTSEAFRGQNQEHTRQPTRSHAMEEDIDVTSHIEGLNGLSHECKPLEELTNGHSNHKPVMNGVIIGHNVKDHTNAGAPLRSLPISALKQNGLLQTLAAGGDQPKPAEEKENAELEKARQEWDALENIQPALTEDSNPTPLIPFNEALQYFQTTDLGDLLKNIQPTIRRTGLAAITHFLFGPPRLHRELLEERDLVFAIAQCPVDNSQTVHMRVLQTIYKRLIGSRLDCPRFGAHWENIGFQGTDPATDLRGTGFLGLMHTLYLVMDPETLPLARDIYKLSQHPTQNFPFSVMSINMTRIALQVLREEALSKECNRRQQVVGVLNEFYVATYLHLYQLWKTQQKTIADSGFVLKEVELFAKKNPKQMLRRLEVFLKERRAGGVPRGTSPDSQAQQPSPSLGERGARAGAGHGSKGKEMHFTGVCDLPPDMEGEARLI